The Malaclemys terrapin pileata isolate rMalTer1 chromosome 5, rMalTer1.hap1, whole genome shotgun sequence genomic interval GCAGCGACCCCTGGCTgcgggtgctgctgctgcagcatcaCGAGTCGGTGATGCACATGAAGCAGGCGCTGGGCCTGCTGGCCCTGCACGCCATCCGCCTGGTGGAGCGCTACGTGGAGGTGCTGCTGCACTGcctggcacgggccagccccgCCGCCgtctcccctgcccagctctcCGACCTGTTCCAGGGCCTGGAGATCTACAACCACGTGCTGAGCGACCAGGCCCTGGAGCGGGCCTCCAGCAAGCCGGGGGCTGATCCCGCCACTCCACTCCGGCGCAAAGGGGAGGTGTGCGGGGGTGCTCAGGCCTATCCCATTGGGCGGGTGCTGGGCGTGCTGGCAGCCGAGAGAGGCAGGCTGGCCGCCCACAGACTCCACCAGCTCCTCCTGCAGCGGGCACAGAGGGACTGCCTGGAACAGGTGCACTGGGAGAATGCTGTGGTGCCTTGGTCCATGGACCGCAGCAGCATTAGTGAGACAGATGTGGGGTCCCCTGGGCCCCCCACAGTGGAGGGGCTGCCGAGCCTCCccaaggagctgcaggtgctgtgCAGGGAGGACAAGGAGCTCCTGGACCTTGTTCTGGGAGTCCTGGTGGCCTCCACCGACACGCTCTGGCACCATGTGCTCAAGAGGCCCAAGCAGGAGAAGCCCCCGGCAGAGGAGGGCCAGGAGCCCCCGCTGGTGCCGGCAGCCAGCCCGGGCCTGGACGAGAGGCTGAGCTCGGCCTCCCTACCCAGCTGGAAGTCCGTGCGCTGGCTGGACGCGTCCTACTCGGAGGCTGCCGAGGTTCTGTATGCGCAGTACCGCCCGCTCTTCTGGGAGGCCGCAGCCACCTCACTGGCTCATCGCCTGGAGCTGTGGCAGGACCAGGCACAGCCCTGCGGAGGCCTGCCCCCGTGCACAGAAAGGGCAGCAGCCGCGCTGGCGCAGGAGCTGAGCCAGGCGCTGGGTCAGGGtgagtgcaggggggcagggactgggacatggggcctgtcccctctagggggcgctggctccgatCCGGTCTCAGGGTGGGGGCCTGGTTGGGAATGGGGcacagggtctttcccctccagggggtgctggctctgatccggccctggggcagggactggctggatcGGGGGCAGGTAATAGGACATGGGGTCTTTCCTCtccagggggtgctggctctgatctggacccagggtggggactggctggctcagggggcagggtttgggACACGGTGCGTCTCCCCTCTGAGGGTGCTGGCTCCCATCCAGGTTAAGGTTTTGGTGCCCAGATATCCTTCCCATCAGCGCTGCGGCGTGGCCCCTGGTGCAGGAGTTGGGGTCTCAGGCCAGGGGTCTGCCCCGGCCTGGCAGCATCTAGCTCCCTGGTCGgcaccagcagcagggagccAAAGGCTGCCTGGCCtgatcccctcctcctcccccggggctgtgcccaggggcagggcctgtcctGGTGCTCACCCCTGTGTTCGCTTGCAGCCCGCGTGCCCCTGGAGTGCGAGGCGGCGCTCCGGCGCCTGTGCCTGTGTCTGATCTCTCAGGCTGTCTTCCAGAGCTGGGACCGAGGTAAGGCCCAGGGGCTGCTGGCCTGGAGGCCCTGAGGCCGGCAGGAGTACTTTGGGGAGGCCTGGCTGCTGGCACTGGGACTGGAGGGGCTCTGGGAACAGGGGGCCCTGTGTGGAGTATTTTGGGGGCacgctgggagtggggaggctcTCGGTGACCtcgtggggacaggggcagagtgtTTCAGGGCCCCGGTGTGCTCCCCGTTGGCCAGGTGGCGGCAGCATCTCCCTTCCCTCTCCGCAGGGTtctgccaggccctgggctccagcctcagCGATAAGTGCgtgcctgggcccaggacagcgGGCACAGCGCACAGCAGGACTGCCCAGCTGCTCCGGGAGCTCCACCCTCCCCTGGTCTTCGCCCTGAAATGCCTGGAGCCTCCACTCTCTGCAAGGACTGGTGAGTGAGGCCCTGCCCGGACGCCAGGGGTCTCtcggctgcagggctggagactCAGGGCAGCGGAGGAGGGTTCTGTATCAGCCAGAGGGGGGCGGTTCCTCTTGGGGACATGTGCCCCAGTGCTCTGCAGAGAAATCAGCTTCTAGGGCCCTGGCACTGCCTGtccgccccacccccaggccaccCCGGGTGCTGCCCGGCCCCACTCCCATGCCCCTAAGGCCACCTCTGGCACTTCCTGGCCCTCGAATCCCCACACCATCCCCCTCACACTCCCAGGCCACCCCTGGCACTGCCTGCCCCCTGGCACTGCCCGGCCCCACCACCCCAgcgccagccctccctcccccacttccggGGCCACCCCTGGCACTGCCTCCCGCCCCGAGTCCTCTCCCCTGCACCAGCTCACTCTGTTCCCTCCCTGCAGTGAGCGGCTACCTCGTCTCCCCAAGTCTCCGGCTGGAGCTGCTGACTCGCTGCCTGGCCACAGGGCAGGCCTCCTGCTCCTGGCTCATGGCCAAGGCCTATCAGCACCTTGCGGCCTGGTCCCTCTGCCCGTTCCTGCTCGTCACCCAGGGAGATCTTCAGGCAAGTACGGCTCCTGGGATTCTTCCTTGGGCTGGGAGAtgctggctgggcctggggcctctccctcccacagccaCAGGGACCCgacccccagcaccagctgctcccAAGCCGGAGTCCCTCCCTGTAGTGTGCCCGGGCgcagcgggggtggggctgggatcccaggcctggagagggctgcagctggcccccagccaggctctctttGGCCATGGCTGGGCTCAGGGCCTCATGTCTTCCTCTCCTCTGCAGCTGTTAAAGGCAGAGACCACCAGGTTGGCAGAGCTCGTGAGTGGGGCCTTCCCTGAGGGAGAGAAGAGCCCCAGGTGGGTGCGGCCGGCCCTTGGCTCCcaccaggagcagcagctgtgcCTACAGATCTACTCCACTGCCACCAGCATCCAGGTAAGGGACCTGCCCTGCCTCACGGTGGCTGCACAGGGTTTGGGTCTCGGGGCTTCAGGGGAGGGTCCCTGCCTTGGGCCAGCTCCTTCCTCCCTGAGCCGCAGCCCTTCTGGGAGCAGGGGCCAGGCCTGGCTGCACTCCTCTGGCAAGCCCcggggagctggggccagggagcTTGGGCCGGGGAGCTGGGCATGGGCTGGAAACCCCTGCATGGAGGGTTGGAACAGCTTCCTGTCCCCCGCCCTGTtctgctgcagggcagggctgccggggtggggcCAGCAGGGACCTGCCGAGGGGGACTGGCTCTGATCCAGGTGGGCAGGTCATAGGGGGAACAGCTGAGGGCAGCTCTAGTCAGATGGGTGGTGTGGAGTGTGCAGTGCTGGCTCTGAGCTGGGTAGGCTGGGGGTGGGCGGCCCCACGGTGGTGGCGCTGGACGGAGGCTGGCTCTGCTCCATCTCCTGGCACACGTGCCCAGGACACTGACACGTCCTGGCATGGTGCACTCTCGTCCTTGCTGGACTAAGCTGACAGGTGCCCGAGGGTGGGGGTGCCAAGCCGGGCTCTCCCGGGGGTGCTGGCCCAGCTCCCCCTCTGTTCCCCAGAGCTTCTCGCAGGACGTGCTGCGGATGTTCTCCAGCGACTGCAAACGGATGTCGGCAGAGATCTTCAGCCAGACCATGCCGCTGGGCAAGCACTGGAGAGCAGGCCTCCGTGCAGGTACGTCCCCCCGTGtcctctgtgcccagcccctgcccgctgACAGACCTGGTGGGCAAAGCAGCTCAGAGCTGGCATGTCAGGCTGAGAGCAGCTTCCTTCTTGCCCAGGCCTGTCCCGGACCCTGCCCTGCCAAGGCAGTCCGGAGCACCAGCtctgggcccaggccctgctAGCAGGCCACTGACCCGGCTGTCCCCTGTGGCACTCCCAGGGCCCTGGCATGCTGGGCTGGCTGCAGCTTGAGTCTCTGGGGCAGCACGATGCCCACAGGGCCCAGGCCAGCTCTGGTCCCAGTGAGAACGGGAGgtgcctgctgctgggggcgCAGTGTGAGCACTgccctcccccatcctgcccctccctccagtgGTCGAGCACCTCGGCAGCCAGCGCCCCCTGGGGGCCGAGCATG includes:
- the CCDC142 gene encoding coiled-coil domain-containing protein 142; protein product: MDKESSLERSRRKAYLEMIEVDGIGLNAVFILIMSRMSQASGSILPPLSSLVGPKKVSPTDGQREREESADSGCSSLSGFAKSLQKAEALLWNCVNPSVRRLLQQQASASAYDSDEEDSPGALARLAQVERSFRGLSRCLCVQENPRTETFRGHVKPAASDTAQGAFSYHPVYPRVAKHCATLHALLQHRHRLRLSHEYSRRLKGASDFVRHLLALLARKDPGGDPGGGRQLRGLCEELRTHTSHWSGLQRKMRSDPWLRVLLLQHHESVMHMKQALGLLALHAIRLVERYVEVLLHCLARASPAAVSPAQLSDLFQGLEIYNHVLSDQALERASSKPGADPATPLRRKGEVCGGAQAYPIGRVLGVLAAERGRLAAHRLHQLLLQRAQRDCLEQVHWENAVVPWSMDRSSISETDVGSPGPPTVEGLPSLPKELQVLCREDKELLDLVLGVLVASTDTLWHHVLKRPKQEKPPAEEGQEPPLVPAASPGLDERLSSASLPSWKSVRWLDASYSEAAEVLYAQYRPLFWEAAATSLAHRLELWQDQAQPCGGLPPCTERAAAALAQELSQALGQARVPLECEAALRRLCLCLISQAVFQSWDRGFCQALGSSLSDKCVPGPRTAGTAHSRTAQLLRELHPPLVFALKCLEPPLSARTVSGYLVSPSLRLELLTRCLATGQASCSWLMAKAYQHLAAWSLCPFLLVTQGDLQLLKAETTRLAELVSGAFPEGEKSPRWVRPALGSHQEQQLCLQIYSTATSIQSFSQDVLRMFSSDCKRMSAEIFSQTMPLGKHWRAGLRADLPSTPSEYALAAAQSVLGQVLQGIQLLPHESQVPALTHVMTAFVEAWMDHILTQKIKFSLQGALQLKQDFDTVRQLVQSEDSGLSPEIKQSVLSLRIFQQMDNAIICLLQQPSSKAYLPSHTWESFRKCCECRGAALPPARLTQRRPHSGLPLGQPEQPGEPGRAGLAQQHRPGDPELRPPQPTAGQLHPGVLPPEHPAGVALPAAARPAALESPQPALHQEL